In Astatotilapia calliptera chromosome 16, fAstCal1.2, whole genome shotgun sequence, one genomic interval encodes:
- the LOC113008015 gene encoding glutamate decarboxylase 1 — translation MAASAPSSSGGDPDPNSTNLRPPGSSYDAWCGVAHGCTRKLGMKICGFLQKNNNLEERSRIVSSFKERTAKNLLSCDNSGGEARFRRTESDFSNLYARELLPAKNGEEPTMQFLLEVVEILTSYIRKTFDRSTKVLDFHHPHQLLEGIEGFNLELSDQPESLEQILVDCRDTLKYGVRTGHPRFFNQLSTGLDIVGLAGEWLTSTANTNMFTYEIAPVFVLMEQLTLKKMREIVGWPDGEGDGIFSPGGAISNMYSVMIARYKFFPEVKTKGMAAAPRLVLFTSEHSHYSIKKASAALGFGTENLILLNTDERGRVIPDDLEAKVIEAKRKGYVPLFVTATAGTTVYGAFDPINEIADICEKYNMWLHVDGAWGGGLLMSRKHRHKLNGVERANSVTWNPHKMMGVPLQCSAILVRERGLLQGCNSMCAGYLFQPDKQYDVTYDTGDKAIQCGRHVDIFKFWLMWKAKGTVGFEQHIDKCLDLSAYLYNKIKNREGFKMVFKGEPQHTNVCFWYIPPSLRSLPDGEERRQRLHKVAPKIKAMMMESGTTMVGYQPQGDKVNFFRMVISNPAATRSDIDFLVEEIERLGHDL, via the exons ATGGCGGCGTCTGCACCCTCCTCTTCTGGCGGCGATCCGGATCCCAACTCGACAAATTTACGGCCACCGGGCTCAA GTTATGATGCTTGGTGTGGAGTTGCGCATGGCTGTACTAGAAAATTGGGGATGAAAATATGTG GATTCCTGCAGAAGAACAACAATCTGGAGGAGAGGAGCAGGATTGTGAGTTCCTTCAAGGAGCGCACAGCCAAGAACCTGCTGTCCTGCGATAACAGCGGCGGAGAGGCGCGTTTCAGGCGAACAGAGTCCGACTTCTCCAATCTGTACGCCAGAG agCTGCTACCTGCCAAAAATGGAGAGGAGCCAACCATGCAGTTCTTGCTGGAGGTCGTGGAAATCCTCACCAGCTACATCCGGAAGACCTTTGACAGGTCTACCAAGGTCCTGGACTTCCACCATCCCCACCAGCTGCTGGAGGGCATCGAGGGCTTCAACCTGGAGCTCTCTGACCAGCCTGAGTCTCTGGAGCAGATCCTAGTGGATTGCAGAGACACGCTAAAATATGGAGTGAGAACAG GTCACCCCAGGTTCTTTAACCAGCTCTCCACCGGATTAGATATTGTGGGGTTGGCAGGAGAGTGGCTTACATCTACAGCCAACACTAATAT GTTCACCTACGAGATCGCCCCCGTTTTTGTGCTAATGGAGCAGCTGACTCTGAAAAAAATGAGAGAGATTGTTGGCTGGCCAGATGGAGAGGGTGATGGGATATTTTCTCCAG GTGGAGCAATTTCCAACATGTACAGTGTGATGATTGCCAGATACAAGTTCTTCCCAGAAGTGAAGACCAAAGGCATGGCAGCTGCACCCAGACTGGTCCTCTTCACCTCAGAGCAT AGCCACTACTCCATCAAGAAAGCAAGCGCAGCTCTGGGCTTCGGAACAGAGAACCTGATCCTTTTGAACACAGATgaaag AGGGAGAGTCATTCCTGATGACTTAGAAGCCAAAGTAATAGAGGCCAAGCGAAAG GGGTATGTTCCACTGTTTGTGACTGCCACCGCTGGTACCACCGTCTACGGAGCCTTTGATCCCATCAATGAAATTGCCGACATCTGTGAAAAGTACAATATGTGGCTTCATGTGGAT GGTGCGTGGGGAGGAGGTTTGCTGATGTCcaggaaacacagacacaagctGAATGGAGTGGAGAG GGCCAACTCAGTCACCTGGAACCCTCACAAGATGATGGGAGTGCCACTGCAGTGCTCTGCCATTCTAGTCAGAGAGCGG GGACTGTTACAAGGCTGCAACTCTATGTGTGCTGGATACCTCTTCCAGCCAGACAAACAGTACGACGTTACATACGACACCGGTGACAAAGCCATTCAGTGTGGGCGGCATGTCGATATCTTCAAGTTCTGGCTGATGTGGAAGGCAAAG GGAACAGTAGGATTTGAGCAGCATATTGATAAGTGCCTGGATCTGTCAGCCTACCTctacaataaaatcaaaaacagaGAGGGATTCAAGATGGTGTTCAAAGGAGAG CCGCAGCACACTAATGTCTGCTTCTGGTACATTCCACCGAGCCTGCGCAGTTTACCTGATGGTGAAGAGAGACGTCAGAGGTTGCACAAG gtGGCTCCGAAGATCAAAGCAATGATGATGGAGTCTGGCACTACGATGGTGGGTTACCAGCCACAAGGAGATAAGGTCAACTTCTTTCGCATGGTCATCTCCAACCCTGCCGCCACCAGGTCAGACATCGATTTCCTGGTCGAGGAGATTGAGCGACTGGGGCATGACTTGTAA
- the sp5a gene encoding transcription factor Sp5a — protein MAAVAVLRNETLQAFLQDRTPNSSPENCKHSPLALLAATCNRIGHNHGSNPADFLQVPYDPTLGSPSRLFHPWTNEGNPQSSLANNSTFGLSSKPQLSAHIQSPFSSHHELPLTPPADPSYPYDFSPVKMLPCSMQSTCPPTYVPAVSYAAPAPIPPAMPSFVTGPSGLVHQQQRQLSPNPGEDIPWWSLQQGNHVSHSSSLGPHRFQLQRGLVLGHTDFAQYQTQIAALLHTKSPLATARRCRRCRCPNCQSSTSSDEPGKKKQHICHIPGCGKVYGKTSHLKAHLRWHSGERPFVCNWLFCGKSFTRSDELQRHLRTHTGEKRFVCPDCCKRFMRSDHLAKHVKTHQNKKSKCHDKTLDHVKREDTRML, from the exons ATGGCAGCAGTGGCTGTACTGCGGAATGAAACACTTCAGGCTTTTCTTCAG GATCGCACTCCAAACTCTTCCCCAGAGAACTGTAAGCACTCTCCGCTGGCTCTCCTGGCTGCCACTTGCAACAGGATCGGGCATAACCACGGATCAAATCCCGCTGATTTCCTCCAGGTCCCCTACGATCCCACGCTGGGTTCTCCTTCGCGTTTATTTCACCCGTGGACTAACGAGGGAAACCCTCAGAGCAGCCTGGCCAACAACTCTACTTTCGGACTATCCTCCAAGCCCCAGCTCTCTGCGCACATCCAGAGCCCCTTCAGCTCCCACCACGAACTGCCCCTCACCCCTCCGGCGGACCCCTCGTACCCCTATGACTTCTCCCCCGTGAAGATGCTGCCTTGCTCCATGCAGTCCACCTGCCCTCCAACCTACGTCCCCGCCGTCAGCTACGCGGCTCCAGCGCCCATTCCGCCCGCGATGCCAAGTTTTGTCACGGGACCCTCCGGCCTTGTGCACCAGCAGCAGAGACAGTTGTCCCCAAACCCTGGAGAGGATATTCCGTGGTGGAGCCTCCAGCAGGGGAACCACGTAAGCCACTCTTCCTCACTCGGTCCTCACCGCTTCCAGCTGCAGAGAGGCTTGGTTCTGGGACACACGGACTTTGCGCAATACCAGACGCAAATCGCCGCTCTGCTGCACACAAAGTCCCCCCTCGCGACTGCGCGGCGGTGCAGGAGGTGCAGGTGTCCGAACTGCCAGTCCTCCACGTCCAGCGACGAGCCcgggaagaagaagcagcacatTTGCCACATACCGGGTTGCGGGAAAGTTTATGGGAAAACTTCTCACCTCAAAGCGCACCTGAGGTGGCACTCGGGGGAGCGGCCGTTTGTGTGCAACTGGCTGTTCTGTGGCAAGAGTTTCACCAGGTCGGATGAGCTGCAGAGACACCTGAGGACTCACACAGGGGAGAAGCGCTTTGTTTGCCCGGACTGCTGCAAAAGGTTCATGAGGAGTGACCACTTGGCAAAACACGTCAAAACTCACCAGAACAAAAAGAGCAAATGCCACGACAAGACATTAGATCACGTGAAAAGAGAGGACACCAGGATGTTGTAA